A region of Athene noctua chromosome 10, bAthNoc1.hap1.1, whole genome shotgun sequence DNA encodes the following proteins:
- the LMOD3 gene encoding leiomodin-3, whose translation MSELSQNSDGEACPEDIDEDEILANLSPEELKELQCEMEVMAPDPKVPTGMIQKDQTEKPPTGSFDHRSLVDYLYWQKASRRMLEDERVPVTLLPSEVTSKKSQIFIVHLLWDLFYSFNTLTYLCFHPLHKKVNVTKLCSIISAVRFCLPQRSAAVETEGKAGGSSEVAGGRVPGAEGKERRYKNEYLSNSRTQCGETKKDGSDEEEDERDEEEEDDNDEEEEEEEDEEEDEEEDETELETKETSTSENHHSDQISKKSGTESGEITEKTNENEKKISKLNIPKKLALDTSFMKLSARPSGNQTNLEESLEKVRKNNPNVKELNLNNIENIPKEMLIDFVNAMKKNKNVKTFSLANVGADDNVAFALANMLRENRSITTLNIDSNFISGKGIVAIMRCLQYNETVTELRFHNQRSMLGHQAEMEIARLLKANTTLLKMGYHFELPGPRMVVTNLLSRNLDKQRQKRQEEQRQQQMKEQRELIAMLENGLGLPPGMWEMLGGPLPEPRMHEPPQAPKPPIPMTTSLSKRQESTRQPGPEQLCPEKPVSFRVVKLKKTQRKPTVSKYVEPAEKTNLKDVIKTLKPVPRRRPPPLVEITPRDQLLNDIRQSNVAYLKPVPLPKQLE comes from the exons ATGTCTGAACTCAGCCAAAACTCTGATGGAGAAGCATGTCCCGAGGACATTGATGAAGATGAAATCTTGGCAAACCTGTCACCCGAGGAGCTAAAGGAGCTGCAGTGTGAGATGGAAGTCATGGCCCCAGACCCCAAAGTCCCAACTGGGATGATACAGAAAGATCAGACTGAGAAACCCCCCACGGGAAGCTTCGACCACAGGTCTCTGGTTGACTACCTGTACTGGCAGAAAGCATCTAGACGCATGCTCGAGGATGAGAGAGTTCCCGTCACCCTCTTGCCCTCTGAGGTAACAAGcaaaaaatcacaaatatttaTTGTGCATCTGCTGTGGGATCTGTTTTATAGTTTTAATACCTTAACCTACCTCTGCTTCCATCCCTTACATAAG AAAGTTAATGTAACAAAGCTGTGTTCGATTATTTCAGCTGTGAGGTTTTGTCTTCCTCAGAGAAGTGCTGCGGTGGAGACAGAAGGAAAGGCTGGTGGCAGCAGCGAGGTGGCCGGTGGGAGGGTGCCAggagcagagggaaaagagagACGTTACAAAAATGAGTACTTGTCCAACTCAAGAACACAATGTGGGGAGACAAAGAAAGATGGAagtgatgaggaggaggatgagagagatgaagaagaggaagatgataatgatgaagaggaggaggaggaggaagatgaggaagaggatgaagaggaagatgagACTGAATTAGAAACAAAGGAGACTTCCACGAGTGAGAACCATCACAGTGATCAGATAAGTAAGAAATCCGGTACAGAATCAggagaaatcacagaaaaaacaaatgaaaatgagaagaaaatatcaaAACTAAACATCCCCAAGAAACTAGCGCTGGATACCAGCTTCATGAAGCTAAGTGCCAGGCCTTCAGGAAATCAAACCAACTTAGAAGAGAGTTTGGAGAAAGTCCGAAAAAACAACCCAAACGTGAAAGAGCTCAACCTGAACAACatagaaaacatccccaaagaaATGCTGATAGACTTTGTCAATGCCATGAAAAAGAATAAGAACGTAAAAACATTCAGTTTGGCCAACGTGGGGGCTGATGACAACGTGGCGTTTGCGCTGGCCAACATGCTGCGGGAGAACAGGAGCATCACCACATTGAACATTGATTCCAATTTCATCTCTGGCAAAGGGATCGTTGCTATCATGAGATGCCTGCAGTACAACGAGACGGTGACGGAGCTCCGCTTTCACAACCAGCGGAGCATGCTGGGCCACCAGGCAGAAATGGAGATCGCCAGGCTGCTGAAAGCCAACACCACCCTCCTTAAAATGGGGTACCACTTCGAACTGCCGGGGCCCAGGATGGTGGTGACCAACCTGCTCAGTAGAAACCTGGATAAGCAGAGGCAAAAGAGGCAAGAggagcaaaggcagcagcaaatGAAAGAGCAGAGGGAGTTGATAGCGATGCTGGAAAATGGACTTGGGTTGCCTCCTGGGATGTGGGAAATGCTGGGGGGACCGCTGCCCGAGCCAAGGATGCACGAACCCCCACAAGCTCCGAAACCACCCATCCCCATGACCACGTCTCTGAGCAAAAGGCAGGAGAGCACAAGGCAGCCAGGCCCTGAGCAGCTGTGCCCAGAGAAACCCGTCAGCTTCAGAGTGGTCAAGCTGAAGAAGACTCAGCGCAAACCCACTGTGTCAAA